In the Triticum aestivum cultivar Chinese Spring chromosome 2B, IWGSC CS RefSeq v2.1, whole genome shotgun sequence genome, TGTGCCGCTATGCCCACTACATTTTAGTAGACTTGCCATTGTGCCTTTGTCCGCTGTTCTGTGACTCGGTTTAGTGCTTTTATACTTTAATAATAGAAAGTAAACGGTTTGATCATGTACATAAATAACATGACAGTAAGTGTATGCACATGTAGTACTTTAAGGTGGTGCTATGCCACTACATTTTGGTAGACGTCTCTTTGAGAACAGTTGATATCTGATGTTAGAAGTTCATGTCATCAGTTGTGTGTTTGTTAGCACTACCAATTAAAAGGACGAGAAAGATTCGAATTATGTAATATCTCACAAAGTCACAAGATAGAAATtactttgtaaactaatataagcctttttatatcactaaagtagtgatagtggtctaaaatgtcttatattagtttacagaggcaGTACTTCATTGCTGAAAAATGAGTGGCACTGCCTTTAGATTTATACTACTTGAAACTAAACTGTTGGATGGTTAATGTTGATATGACAATGTTCTTATATGTGGTGATCTGATCAAATTCTGGTTTGGGTTATTGGCagatgaagctaagaagagaaGGTGTCCGGAGAATTTTGCAAGGAGCTACAGTACCCATTCAGCTGATGGTTGTGAGTGATCCCAACAGATACAAGTTTTCAGTGGAAAAACAGAGTTTTTGCAGACTTGTTTCTTTCTGCTAGTAGATCCTAATCGTCGATAGCCGTGAAAACTTTTGTAGACGTGCTTCTTTCTGCTATTACCAGATCCTAATCTTCAATAGCCATGAAGTTTCTTGGGTCATTATGAGTCTGGTAGTGATATTCGGTACTCCTCTGCGCTACTCGCTTACAAGATTGCACTAGAGTATTGGTGTATATATGATGGTGGAATTCGTTCGTGATCTCTTTGTAATACCCTATTGGAAGAAAATGCTTCCATGAGACATTATTCTTGTGAATTCACTGCCATCGGTTTGCGCTCTTGTGTGTTTTATGCATGATAGTAACGTTCTGCAGGTGGGTTATGTATGTGTTGCCATTTTGAATATCCTTGTGGTTATCTACTGCCATCGTGGTCGGTGTATGTTGCCTCTACCTGCTGGCATGCTTGTACTGTAGTGGCTGCTGAACTTCATTACATTTAGTGGTACGGCTAGAGGTACAAATTTGTATTCTTGTTGAAATTTGGTAAAAAAAAATTGCGGCGAATCTATGTATGTGTATTGGTGTATGTTCCAGAGACGCGAGTCAAGGAAACCATGCATCAAGAGTGCACACAAAGGAACGCTAGACATGGAGATGGGAGCAAAAACACCACCATCACAACGTTTGGGGTAGGTATTTAACACATAGCATCAATCCAACAATTTGCTTGATCTAACGGTGATTCTGATCGGTGGGACCTGTTTATCACGCCCATAATACAAATCATAATAACCAATGAAGACCTAATTAAGTGCTAGACAATATATTAAGCATGACCCTCTCACTCCTTCAAGTGAATGGTTCCACATTAAGAACCAAAATTTCACGGTATATTTAATGTAGGCATATTTATATTTGCATATTCACAAAATAACAAGCCTTACAAAAggaaaattctgaattttgtttATATTGGTCTAACAAACTAAAAAATGAGGGAGTACTCGAAACCAAACAACAAAGACAACCCTGACACCAACCGAGGAGTCGGGGTGCCGGGGAGCACCCTCGCTGACCCCCTTTGGTCCGTCATCGAAGGGGTCCAACAACATGACCCTAAGCTCGGTGTCCTGCCTTGAACTAGCACAGTGAATGTCAAACCTCAGGAGCCTCCATGGTCCATCGCATAATACTTCGACCCTATCTATAGAACGATATTGCTCACTTGTAAAATCTATTTTCTTGTTAAGGACAATCAAAGCTCCTCTCAACTAACTTTTGACTCTTAATATGTAATTTGAACTCATTCAACTTCAATTTCAGAATCGCCGTTTTTTGGTGAAATTAGAAGCCTACATTAATTCATAAGAAGTGATCGCAATCCCTagatatggggggggggggggttacaacAACACCCCATATTACACATGCCACCCAACTATGTAGGGAGAGGGCACGTAGAGGACCACACATCGAGCGAACGTTCCTCCACCTCGAAGCTTCGCCGCCGCCGAGCAGGACTCACTACCAAGCACCAATGATGGGAATGATAGCGGCAACGCGAAAGAGGGCAAAGCCATATTTGCCTACTAGCCTCTTGAAACAGAGGATCAAAAGCTCACCGATGCTTGAGGGACAGTCAAGTTAATACAGATGTGGTCTTTGTGACTGAGACGGAAGCGGTCGCTGCAAGAGCTACCGCCAGAGGGCAGAGACCACCGCGGCCTTGTTGTTGTTTCCGCCTGCAGGAAGCTGCCTCCCAGTGTCAGCGTAGAAAGAGGTAGAGGCTCGAGCGGCCCTGGTCAGATTGCAGGAACTGGCTGGGGTGTATACCGGCATAACCAAATGATTTTGAAAGAACCGGAGGCACAGAACTCCATGCGGTCTCCCTGTTATGGCCCAATCATGGACATCAAGCATGCATTGGGTGCCTTCTCTTCATGCAAGATCGGCTACGTGAAGCGATACAACAACACCCTGGCTCATGAGCTAGCTACACTGAACAGGAGGTGTGGAGATCAACTGCTTACTGCCGATGTGCCAACTTGCCTCAGAACTTTGATGATGTCAGAGTGTACTAGAGTAGCTTTGCTACTCTAGATCTCAAAAAAAAAGCTCACTGATGCCATAGATCTTGTTGAACTGCATGCACTGACGAGAGAGAAGTCCCTAGAACGGGCGGTGGCCTCCCTGTGGAAGATGAAGCAACGCCGAGAGCCTCCATGTCGAGGATTTGCACCCAAAGATCGCAAGGTAGGCCTCCAATGTAGGAGGATGAGAAGGGTGGTTGACTCTATGTACGTAGGATGTCGGCGAAAATTTCCCTCAAGCAggagcgaaagaaaagaaaagatacAACCCCCAACTCAAGCAAAGAAATTCACAAACCATGAAAGAAATGACATGTGCTGGTTTTAAAGGAGTCTGTTTCAGTCTCCAAGACGCCAAAAGTGAAGCACAAGATCTTTGGGTTATCTGATATTTATGCATCTTTCAAAAATTGATGGTGGATAAACTGGCAGGAGAACAAAAACAGAGGAAAGGAGATTGATCCAGAGAAAGCCATGGCACCTCCATCACTGATGGCTTCGCACCACTGCGGTATCAAGCTTGGCAAATGAGAGAAAATGCCATGAGAAGGCTCTAGAAAGTAGGGGGTGTTATTTAGGCTGAAATAATCGAGCTAACCATGGCATAGACACCACTGGATACAAGAGCGGCGATGCCAAGGATAACCATGACTTGCTCCTGGATCCTCTAATCTGACGGTAAGCATCCATATCTAGCCATCAAGGATGTGTGGAGGAACTACCCTACTGTTACTACTACCAGAGATCTGCAGAAATCTACCAGAAGGGACCCCTCACCCGGCTCGCCGCCAACGATGGCCAGAGGGAGAGTCGAGGAGCCGGAGGAGAAGAAGCATGAAGGggctaggagagagagagagaggaggagggatCAAGGCACTGGAAAGGGGGGTGGGATCAGAAAAGTCAATATCTACCAAACTTCTAGCAGGAAATTACAAAAATAAACCGCAACTTTTTTCATTTTTCAAACTTACGAACACAACAGATCTGAATATTTTGCCCGTTGGCTTGACAGCGAGGAGACGATTGTAACTTTGGCAGGATCGATTCGGGCACACGCAGCCTTTCAGCACGCGGTTAGAACCCAAATCCACTTTAGATTACGGGTTAAGAAACAGAACCCGAAAGCCGAACAGCTGGCCGCAAAACCCCATCCCGTGTTCGTCGCTAATCCCCATTTCCCACAAACCCCCTCGCTGCGCAGCCCAACCCCCGTCACTAATCCCGTTCCCACAAACCCCCGTCCCCTCGCTGCGCCAACCCAACCACTCCGCGACTCCGCCCCAACGAGGCCGAGAAGCTTCCGGGAGCTAGGGTTTCCCGGACCGATGGCCGTCGCCGACGCGGcgctgccctcgccgccgccgccgccgccggcgcggaTCGCCGTCGTGGTGCTGGCGCTCGTGCACTTCGCCCTCGCCCCGATGCTGGCGCTCGGGCGCGTGCTCCGCGTCGCGGCGGGGGCCCTCCCCTACCTGGGCTGGGCCGTCGTGTGGATTCTCTCCGCGGCCTCGGCTGCGAAGGTCGTGGTGCGCCGCGCCTGGGGCGAGGGCTCCGCCTCCTTCCTGTTCCTCCAGACGCTCACGTACGGAGGTTTCACGGTCTTGGCCTGCGGCTTCCTTGTCTTGCTCGCGCTTGGCGTCCTGCTGCTGTGCGGCCTGTGCGTGGGCTACGTCATTTCAGCTGTACGTGGATCCCGTCATGAATTCAAAGAGGTACCGTGCAAATTAACTCCCTGTGACATTTATCCTGATCGAATTACAGCAGGACGTAGGCTAGTGGATGAGTAGCAGTAGTGTTTCCATTTGAGCTCACCACTTCATCTGCATCCTTCCATTTCCGAACCATCCCATGTGTACTCATGCCCATCCATGTGGTTTTCTTGAAATTGTTGTCCTCCTTAGCGCGCCTTGGGAGCAATCAAGCCGGACTCAGCTGCAGACTCGTTTAGTCTACCCCGCACTGCGGTGCTTGGACTCATGGCAGATGTTCCTTTCATCCTGCTAGTTATCGCTGGTCTTCTGTTAGCAGCGATGTCGCATATGGAGGGATCGGTATCTCAGGGAGAAATGGTTGGATTTGTAATCGTGGATGTGGGGATATTTGCTATGCACGCGATATCTTGCTCTGTTATCATTCCAGCTCTAGCACTTAGTGCCTGGAGGGAGGACCAGGCGGACAGGAAAGCACCATCGCAGTTTTGTTGAGGTATATACACATTTACCTCTTCCTCTCTTCTTTGAAAGATGCACATCAATTGAAAAGATCATATGGCTCACAGCACAGATACATTGAATCGTTTATCTTGTTTACTGCCTATGGAATCATTTATCTTAGTTCACTGCCTACTGGTGTTGATATTTGTTAAGATGGGAGTATTGTTGTGTATAAAACCAACGAAGAGTTTGCTATTTCCTCTAGTCATTGCATATTAGCATTCATGATAAAATTGAGATTGGCATCGATCTTAAATTGTGCGAGTAGCCAACTGATGCAGTTCTACTGTATGCTTCTATTATGAAGTGATGATAATAAAAATGATCGATTCCACATATTATAAAAAAGCTATATTAACTGCTTATGCTCCATCGTTCCGTGTGATCATTATATCTTTGCAGCGGGTGAGATTATAGTAATGCCCGCATGCTTCCAAACTGTTTGCAAGCACCTTTCTTGAGAGTTCTTGTCATTGATAATTTCTCCATTGAAACCAATGGAAGGATccaaagttttcaagtttttgctATTGCTTATGAGTCTAGTCTACTTAGCTGCATTTGGCAACTATGACTCTGTGCCATGTTCTGCGACTCTGGTAAAAAGAAGTAAACTGTCTTATCATGTAGAAATAACATGACAGTAAAATGGGACACTTCTTGTCCTTTAACGGTCATCAACTTTTATGTTGCGCTATGCCACCACATTTTGGTAGAAGTGCCATCGTGCCATTGTCCCCTGTTCTTTTTGGCGGGAACTAGCAGGACCTCTGCTTTTGCATCAGCTAACATGAGTAAGAAGGAAGTAGTGTTTATCACCTAAAAGCTTACAGAGAAAGAAACAACAGCAGGGCCAAGAAAGCACGCCCTCACTCAGCCAAAACACTGACACAACTCTATCCATCTCTCCGGGTAGTCctgaaggcctcaacatcttctcTAATCAGGGACAACGCCACTGATGCATTCTCCGTTTTGTCCCCTGTTCTCTTACTCGGTTTAATGCCTTTATACTTCAATTAAAAGAAGTAGACTGTTTGATCATGTAAATAAATAACATGACAGTGAATGGACGCACAACTTGTACTTTAGGGTGGTACTACGCCGCTTTATTTTGGTAGCTGTGCCTTTGAGAAGAGTTAATTGCTGAGTTGCAACTTCATATTATCTGCCTTGTATCTGTTAGCACTACcaaataccaattgaaaggacaaGAAATATTCAAATTCTATAATATCTCACAAGATAGAAGATACTTCATTGCTAGAAACCGAGTGACATTGCCTTTAGATTTACAGTAGTTGAAACTATACTATTGAATCCTTAATGTTGATATGACAATGTTCTTATATGTGGTAATCTGATCAAATTTTGGGTTGTGTTATTGGCAGGCGAAGCTAAGAAGAGATGGTGTCCGGAGAATTTTGCAAGGAGCTACAGTACCCGTTCTGCTGATGGTTGCGAGTGATCCCAACAGATGCAAGTTTTCAGAGGAAAAAGAAAAGTTTCTGCAGACTTCTTCGTACGGTTGTACTATTAGTAGACCGTACTCGTCATTAGCCATGAAAACTTTTGTAGACTTGCTTTTTTCTGCTATTACTAGATCCTAATCGTCAATAGCCATGAAGTTTGTTGGCTCATTATGGGTCCGGTCACGATATTCGATACTCCGCGTTACTCGCTTACAAGTTTACACTAGAGCATTGGTGTATATGATGGTAGAATTCGTCCATGCTATCTTTGTAATGCTACCCTGTTGGAAGAAAATTCTTCAATGAGACATTAATCCGGTGATGAATTGGTACGACTGATGTCGGTTTGCATTCTTATGTTGTGTGCATGGTAGTAACGTTCTGCAAGTGGTACAACCAGAGATACAAATACGCAATCAGTGTCGGATACTTGGTAAATAAATTTGCATTGAATATCTATGTTACAAAGACGACCGAGCTGAACCATTAAGAGGGTACACAAGACCGGTTTGTTCATCAATTTGTTATTCTGAATTTGACAACCGCAATGCATGGATAAAATGAAGAAGCCTTCGTTTAACTTTTATTCAGTTTGGTTTTCTGTTGAGCGATGACAGATTCTTTGCGCAAAATCTCTCAATGTAAGAAAAAATTAGCGTAAAAGCTACGGTCGAAAAATCGACTAGACAATTTTTTTCCCATTTT is a window encoding:
- the LOC123043805 gene encoding uncharacterized protein, yielding MAVADAALPSPPPPPPARIAVVVLALVHFALAPMLALGRVLRVAAGALPYLGWAVVWILSAASAAKVVVRRAWGEGSASFLFLQTLTYGGFTVLACGFLVLLALGVLLLCGLCVGYVISAVRGSRHEFKERALGAIKPDSAADSFSLPRTAVLGLMADVPFILLVIAGLLLAAMSHMEGSVSQGEMVGFVIVDVGIFAMHAISCSVIIPALALSAWREDQADRKAPSQFC